One window of the Arcobacter sp. F2176 genome contains the following:
- a CDS encoding ABC transporter permease, producing the protein MNKVAFYILAFFVAIIFFMPLFYTVSAYELNPSKILQAPSLSHIMGTDRLGRDIFARILNGGQTSLIIGFLSAAISSIFGLFIGINAGYLKGKVDKTITIIIDLFLTFPTFFLLLALVSYIQASSIILIIVISITGWMGMARMIRSESFSIGTKPYIKVLNLANVSSLKIIFKYFTPLLAPIFLISFTFGVGGAILAESGLSFLGLGVNSPEMSWGSLLSDGKAVLDIAWWVSFFPGLMIFIVTFCLMQISDFLQSKINTKEIQKG; encoded by the coding sequence ATGAATAAAGTGGCATTTTATATTTTAGCTTTTTTTGTAGCTATTATTTTTTTTATGCCACTTTTTTATACTGTGTCTGCTTATGAATTAAATCCAAGTAAAATATTACAAGCTCCTAGTTTATCCCATATAATGGGAACAGATAGATTAGGAAGAGATATATTTGCAAGAATATTAAATGGTGGTCAAACTTCTTTGATTATTGGGTTTTTAAGTGCTGCCATATCTTCTATCTTTGGTCTTTTTATTGGTATAAATGCTGGATATTTAAAGGGTAAGGTTGATAAAACTATTACCATAATTATTGATTTATTTTTGACATTTCCTACATTTTTCTTATTACTTGCTTTAGTATCTTATATCCAAGCTTCATCAATCATCTTGATAATAGTGATTTCAATAACTGGTTGGATGGGAATGGCAAGAATGATAAGAAGTGAAAGCTTTTCTATTGGTACAAAACCTTATATAAAGGTTCTAAATCTTGCCAATGTAAGTAGCCTTAAAATCATATTCAAATATTTCACACCACTTTTAGCACCTATTTTTCTTATTTCATTTACTTTTGGAGTAGGTGGGGCTATTTTAGCTGAGTCTGGATTGTCATTTTTGGGACTTGGTGTTAATTCTCCTGAAATGTCTTGGGGAAGTTTGTTAAGTGATGGAAAAGCTGTGCTTGATATTGCTTGGTGGGTAAGTTTTTTCCCTGGTTTGATGATATTTATAGTTACTTTTTGTTTGATGCAAATAAGTGATTTCTTACAAAGTAAAATAAATACAAAAGAGATACAAAAAGGATAA
- a CDS encoding manganese efflux pump MntP family protein, producing MLEVLLLAFALAMDAFAVSIGLGVKKKEFDKVLAFKAALFFGFFQALMPLIGHLASLGVGTLIESIDHWVAFLLLSLIGGKMLYESFGENTEDEISLITNKVLFILAIATSIDAMAAGFTLNLLDINPYISMLIIGLVTFVFSFIGVFIGSKGGSFLEDKAEKLGGVVLICIGLKILLEHLYS from the coding sequence ATATTAGAAGTTTTACTTTTAGCATTTGCATTGGCTATGGATGCATTTGCTGTTTCTATAGGTCTTGGAGTAAAGAAAAAAGAGTTTGACAAAGTCTTAGCTTTTAAAGCTGCCTTGTTTTTTGGGTTTTTTCAAGCTTTGATGCCTTTAATTGGTCATTTGGCTAGCTTAGGAGTAGGTACTTTAATAGAGTCGATTGATCATTGGGTCGCATTTTTACTTTTAAGTTTGATTGGTGGGAAAATGCTTTATGAAAGTTTTGGTGAAAATACAGAAGATGAGATAAGCCTTATCACAAATAAAGTCTTATTTATATTAGCTATTGCTACAAGTATTGATGCTATGGCTGCTGGATTTACTTTAAACTTACTAGATATTAACCCTTATATCTCTATGCTTATTATTGGGCTTGTTACATTTGTATTTAGTTTTATTGGTGTATTTATTGGTTCAAAAGGTGGAAGCTTTTTGGAAGACAAGGCTGAAAAACTAGGAGGTGTTGTATTGATTTGTATTGGACTTAAAATACTTTTAGAACATCTTTATTCTTAA
- a CDS encoding cell wall metabolism sensor histidine kinase WalK, which produces MLEINTKNYILKLALGYSFLIIILICIPAYFYTQSELESYKYNQDKLLNIHTSNIQRSISDFSDSKSDIFNFPKSFSFDSFLFNKNNQLIYSTTNKRLDINKPHQLIKKVSLSPNRLNANYLIVTKVFTYEEIYIKMSLLTLILGVFIFISLFLILKQSITPYKKANDYLDAFFNDAMHELKTPLGVIQINLEMLQEKQKDSKEISRCLNGLKNLLFVYEDIEYLIKNKRITFTKEELDLSLFLKQRVELFESLAKSKNITFDLDIEDNLFIFINRAQIQRIIDNTLSNAIKYSKENKRIIIKLKKEAQIILCIQDFGKGIIDTSTIFNRYYREDTIKGGFGIGLNIVKNICEENDIKIEVISKLEEGSTFTYFFKY; this is translated from the coding sequence TTGTTAGAGATTAATACAAAGAATTATATTTTAAAACTAGCCCTTGGTTACTCTTTTTTGATTATTATTCTTATTTGTATACCTGCATATTTTTATACACAAAGTGAACTTGAAAGTTATAAATACAATCAAGATAAACTCTTAAACATACATACTTCAAATATACAAAGAAGTATAAGTGACTTTTCTGATTCTAAAAGCGATATTTTTAACTTTCCAAAATCTTTTAGTTTTGATAGCTTTTTATTTAATAAAAATAACCAATTAATCTACTCTACAACAAATAAACGACTTGATATAAATAAACCACATCAACTTATAAAAAAAGTATCACTAAGCCCAAATAGACTAAATGCAAACTATCTTATAGTAACAAAAGTATTTACTTATGAAGAAATTTATATAAAAATGTCACTTTTAACTCTTATTCTTGGTGTATTTATTTTTATCTCTTTGTTTTTAATTTTAAAACAAAGCATTACTCCATATAAAAAAGCAAATGACTATCTTGACGCTTTTTTTAATGATGCAATGCATGAACTAAAAACACCCCTTGGAGTAATACAAATAAATCTTGAAATGCTTCAAGAAAAACAAAAAGACTCAAAGGAGATATCGCGCTGTTTAAATGGGCTAAAAAACCTTCTTTTTGTATATGAGGATATAGAATATCTAATAAAAAATAAAAGAATAACTTTTACAAAAGAAGAGTTAGATTTATCTTTGTTTTTAAAACAAAGAGTTGAATTATTTGAAAGTTTAGCAAAATCAAAAAATATCACTTTTGATTTAGATATAGAAGATAATTTATTTATCTTTATAAATCGTGCTCAAATACAAAGAATAATAGACAACACCCTTTCAAATGCAATTAAATACTCTAAAGAAAACAAAAGAATAATTATAAAACTAAAAAAAGAAGCTCAAATCATACTTTGTATTCAAGACTTTGGAAAAGGGATAATTGATACTTCTACAATATTCAATAGATACTATAGGGAAGACACTATAAAAGGTGGCTTTGGTATTGGATTAAATATTGTAAAAAACATTTGTGAAGAAAATGATATAAAAATAGAAGTAATATCAAAACTAGAAGAAGGTAGTACTTTTACATATTTCTTTAAATATTAA
- a CDS encoding aldo/keto reductase — MNIPKLIYGTAWKKNETARLVELAVKSGFRAIDTACQPRHYNEKGIGDALQNLYKEGFKREEIFLETKFTPKDGQDLNNIPYNPEDSLEKQVLDSFEVSLKNLQTTYLDSYILHSPIFPFIHLMKVWKIFEGFYEEGKTKNIGISNCYDIRVLKALYKEAKTKPTILQNRFYKDSDYDKDIREFCKENNITYLGFWTLSANPHILGSEEVINLARKYKKTQAQIFYRFLTQIGVTPLNGTTSQEHMKEDLDIFSFELEKSDIKIISSFIN; from the coding sequence ATGAATATACCAAAACTTATATATGGAACTGCCTGGAAAAAAAATGAAACAGCAAGATTAGTTGAACTTGCTGTAAAAAGTGGATTTAGAGCTATAGATACAGCTTGTCAACCTAGACACTATAATGAAAAAGGCATTGGTGATGCTTTGCAAAACCTTTATAAAGAAGGTTTTAAAAGAGAAGAGATATTTTTAGAAACAAAATTTACCCCAAAAGATGGACAAGATTTAAATAATATTCCTTATAATCCAGAAGATTCTTTAGAAAAACAAGTTTTAGACTCATTTGAAGTAAGTCTTAAAAATCTTCAAACAACATATCTTGACTCTTATATTCTACACTCACCTATTTTTCCTTTTATTCATTTGATGAAAGTTTGGAAGATTTTTGAGGGCTTTTATGAAGAAGGCAAAACTAAAAATATCGGTATAAGCAATTGTTATGATATAAGAGTTTTAAAAGCTTTATATAAAGAAGCAAAGACAAAGCCAACAATACTTCAAAATAGATTTTACAAAGATAGTGATTATGATAAAGACATAAGAGAGTTTTGTAAAGAAAACAATATCACTTATCTTGGATTTTGGACACTAAGTGCCAACCCTCATATTTTAGGCTCAGAAGAAGTTATAAATTTAGCAAGAAAATACAAAAAAACTCAAGCGCAGATTTTTTATAGATTTTTAACACAAATAGGCGTTACTCCTCTAAATGGAACAACATCACAAGAACATATGAAAGAAGATTTGGATATTTTTTCTTTTGAGTTGGAAAAAAGTGATATAAAAATAATATCATCTTTTATAAACTAA
- a CDS encoding TlpA disulfide reductase family protein produces MQFKKIAFLTFFITIFFAACGSDNSKNDKKVQNVEVKDFRLTTTDAQTLNIKKLDDGFAFQEYNGKAVLVNFFATWCMPCKAEIPNLIHLKDKYKNDFEIVSVLLEDNKPNNEVKDFVNEYNINYVVTNSKQNATFADAVGGVKAIPTMFLYDKKGKLVQTYVGIVPEEMIDVDIQKAIK; encoded by the coding sequence ATGCAGTTTAAAAAAATAGCATTTTTAACATTTTTTATAACAATATTTTTTGCAGCGTGTGGCTCAGATAATTCAAAAAATGATAAAAAAGTGCAAAATGTAGAAGTAAAAGATTTCAGACTTACTACTACAGATGCTCAAACACTCAATATAAAAAAGCTAGATGATGGCTTTGCTTTCCAAGAATACAATGGAAAAGCCGTACTTGTGAACTTTTTTGCAACTTGGTGTATGCCTTGCAAAGCTGAAATTCCAAATTTGATTCATCTAAAAGATAAATACAAAAATGATTTTGAAATAGTTTCTGTTTTATTAGAAGATAATAAACCAAATAATGAAGTAAAAGATTTCGTAAATGAGTACAATATTAATTATGTTGTAACAAATTCAAAACAAAATGCAACATTTGCAGATGCAGTTGGTGGAGTAAAAGCAATTCCAACTATGTTTTTATATGACAAAAAAGGAAAGCTTGTTCAAACTTATGTGGGAATAGTTCCAGAAGAGATGATAGATGTTGATATCCAAAAGGCAATAAAATAG
- a CDS encoding 5-formyltetrahydrofolate cyclo-ligase: MLENHKSDFRKSCIKKLKFVSRFTKCYKDKKIVDEIYKTICELKKKNVLLYIPLDLEVDIYPLIKRLRREKKVQVFVPYMEGLSFKVVKYRLPLKTKKFGIKEPNNSFANVKIDLAIVPVVGIDGLNKRIGFGKGMYDRFFYKLKYKPTILFTQRKLCKTSKILSNNYDIQADIIISSKR; the protein is encoded by the coding sequence ATGTTAGAAAATCACAAGAGTGATTTTAGAAAATCGTGTATTAAAAAATTAAAATTTGTTAGTAGATTTACAAAGTGTTATAAAGATAAAAAAATAGTAGATGAAATATATAAAACTATTTGTGAATTAAAAAAAAAGAATGTTTTATTATATATTCCCCTTGACTTAGAAGTGGATATATATCCTTTGATAAAAAGATTAAGAAGAGAAAAAAAAGTTCAAGTTTTTGTACCATATATGGAAGGGCTTAGTTTTAAAGTAGTCAAATACAGACTGCCTTTAAAAACTAAAAAATTTGGTATAAAAGAACCTAATAATTCTTTTGCTAATGTTAAAATAGATTTAGCAATAGTTCCTGTTGTGGGGATTGATGGACTAAATAAAAGAATTGGTTTTGGAAAAGGTATGTATGATAGGTTTTTTTATAAACTAAAATATAAACCAACAATACTTTTTACTCAAAGAAAACTTTGTAAGACTTCAAAAATTTTAAGTAATAACTACGATATTCAAGCTGATATAATAATTTCTAGTAAAAGATAA
- a CDS encoding response regulator transcription factor, whose translation MNILLLEDDFDYKISIKEYLESLDYKVDDFENGEEALNAIYEKNYHLLILDIKVPNISGYDLVRTLKKDEKNIPVIFITSLTDINNLSMGYELGCNDYIKKPFSLKELKYRVEQVIKSVYFNANENILKLAEEFYYNTNKMELLRKTEVINLTKKEHEVIFSLLTHKSQFVTFDTLREEVWDNKYINESDIRVCIKNIRAKTSKTFILNQRGLGYKIVRD comes from the coding sequence ATGAATATACTTTTATTAGAAGATGATTTTGATTATAAAATAAGTATCAAAGAGTATTTAGAATCACTTGATTATAAAGTAGATGATTTTGAAAATGGAGAAGAAGCACTAAATGCAATTTATGAAAAAAATTATCACCTTTTGATTTTAGATATAAAAGTTCCTAATATAAGTGGTTATGATTTAGTTAGAACTTTAAAAAAAGATGAAAAAAACATTCCAGTGATTTTTATCACTTCATTAACTGATATAAATAATCTAAGTATGGGTTATGAACTAGGATGCAATGATTATATAAAAAAACCTTTTTCATTAAAAGAGTTAAAATATAGAGTTGAGCAAGTAATAAAATCAGTCTATTTTAATGCTAATGAAAATATTCTCAAACTTGCTGAAGAGTTTTATTATAATACTAATAAAATGGAACTTCTAAGAAAAACAGAAGTCATAAACTTGACAAAAAAAGAGCATGAAGTGATTTTTTCTCTTTTAACTCATAAGAGCCAATTTGTAACCTTTGACACCCTAAGAGAAGAGGTTTGGGATAATAAATATATAAATGAATCTGATATTCGAGTATGCATAAAAAATATAAGAGCAAAAACCTCTAAAACATTTATTTTAAATCAAAGAGGACTAGGATATAAGATTGTTAGAGATTAA
- the ftsY gene encoding signal recognition particle-docking protein FtsY, with protein MFSFFKKDKKEETIEEKEENKSFFSSALSKTFENIKSVVPQKKEKISFEDIEELLIEADMDYSIIEKAMDGLPEMINRKQLRHRLVMLFEHAPDVNMENLPSPFVQLIIGVNGAGKTTTIAKLANLYKKDNKSVILGAGDTFRAAAIEQLSIWADKLEVPIIKTKQGHDPSAVAYDTISSAVAKNIDNVIIDTAGRLQTQTNLSNELKKIVKVCNKAKEGAPHQKLMILDGTQGNTAIEQAKAFNEMVGVDGIIVTKLDGTAKGGALFSISNRLELPIFYIGVGETMNDLVEFSPDNFVDSLLDEIYISE; from the coding sequence ATGTTTAGTTTTTTTAAAAAAGATAAAAAAGAGGAAACAATTGAAGAGAAAGAAGAGAATAAAAGTTTCTTTTCTTCTGCCTTATCAAAAACATTTGAAAATATAAAATCAGTAGTTCCTCAAAAAAAAGAGAAAATCTCTTTTGAAGATATAGAAGAGTTGCTTATTGAAGCTGATATGGATTATTCTATTATCGAAAAAGCTATGGATGGACTTCCTGAGATGATAAATAGAAAGCAACTAAGACATAGACTTGTTATGCTTTTCGAACATGCGCCTGATGTTAATATGGAAAATCTACCCTCTCCTTTTGTTCAACTAATAATTGGAGTTAATGGTGCAGGTAAAACGACAACCATTGCAAAACTTGCAAATTTATACAAAAAAGACAATAAGTCAGTTATTTTAGGAGCTGGAGATACTTTTAGAGCAGCTGCTATTGAGCAACTATCTATTTGGGCTGATAAATTAGAAGTTCCTATTATAAAAACAAAACAAGGACATGATCCAAGTGCAGTTGCATATGATACTATCTCTTCTGCCGTTGCTAAAAATATTGATAATGTTATAATTGATACAGCAGGAAGATTACAAACTCAAACAAACCTATCAAATGAGTTAAAAAAGATAGTAAAAGTTTGTAACAAAGCAAAAGAAGGAGCTCCGCACCAAAAGCTTATGATTCTTGATGGAACACAAGGTAATACTGCAATTGAGCAAGCAAAAGCTTTCAATGAAATGGTTGGAGTTGATGGTATTATTGTAACAAAACTTGATGGAACAGCAAAAGGTGGAGCGCTATTTTCTATATCAAATAGACTAGAACTTCCAATTTTTTATATTGGTGTTGGTGAAACAATGAATGATTTAGTTGAGTTCTCTCCTGATAATTTTGTAGATTCATTATTGGATGAAATATATATTTCAGAATAA
- the rny gene encoding ribonuclease Y, giving the protein MLLIEGFVVAILASAITFFVIKKINKAKIDIYIEQAKAKANVIEHEAEVILKDAQLKAKRDYEREFKSAKREYDEMFCKIERKEKELNHHLESELQAIKKEKEEIVENNKKIASLKEGLKRQSKTYEENILKTLKILENASGLTVEEARELMLEKVEEDSRAKIASLFRKKYKIAEDNAKKEINNMLSHAVTRYAGEFAAERLINNIPINDEETKGKIIGKEGRNIKALEMLLGVDIIIDDTPNTITISSFNLYRRAVATRTIEELLEDGRIQPARIEEIYNKVKTEFDKNMLKEGEDVVMELGIKSMHPELTILVGRLRYRASYGQNALKHTLEVAHLAGLLASQMGGDAILARRAGLLHDIGKALTHDLPGSHVDLGAEMCRRYDEPATVINSIYAHHGHEEPINVESAAVCAADALSAARPGARREVLESFLKRVEEVENISTSKKGVINAFAINAGREVRVIVKAELVNDDEAILLASEIAEEIEQKVQYPGEIKVNVIREIRAESYAR; this is encoded by the coding sequence ATGTTACTTATAGAAGGATTTGTAGTTGCTATTCTTGCTTCAGCAATTACATTTTTCGTGATTAAAAAGATAAATAAAGCAAAAATCGATATTTATATTGAACAAGCAAAAGCAAAAGCCAATGTCATAGAGCATGAGGCTGAAGTTATCTTAAAAGACGCCCAATTAAAGGCAAAGAGGGATTATGAAAGGGAATTTAAAAGTGCAAAAAGAGAATATGATGAGATGTTCTGTAAAATCGAAAGAAAAGAAAAAGAGTTAAATCATCATCTAGAATCAGAACTTCAAGCTATCAAAAAAGAAAAAGAAGAAATTGTTGAAAATAATAAAAAAATTGCTTCTTTAAAAGAAGGATTGAAAAGACAAAGTAAAACTTATGAAGAAAATATTTTAAAAACTTTAAAAATTTTAGAAAATGCATCTGGATTAACTGTTGAAGAAGCAAGAGAATTGATGCTTGAAAAAGTAGAAGAAGATTCTAGGGCAAAAATAGCTTCACTGTTTAGAAAAAAATATAAAATAGCAGAAGATAACGCTAAAAAAGAGATAAATAATATGCTTTCTCATGCAGTAACCAGATATGCAGGGGAATTTGCAGCTGAAAGACTTATAAACAATATTCCAATAAATGACGAAGAAACAAAAGGGAAAATTATTGGTAAAGAAGGAAGAAATATAAAAGCACTAGAGATGCTTTTAGGTGTTGATATTATTATTGATGATACTCCAAATACTATTACTATCTCATCTTTTAACCTTTATAGACGGGCAGTTGCTACAAGGACTATTGAAGAGTTGTTGGAAGATGGAAGAATTCAACCAGCTCGAATAGAAGAAATTTACAATAAAGTAAAAACTGAATTTGACAAAAATATGTTAAAAGAGGGTGAAGATGTTGTAATGGAGTTAGGAATTAAGTCTATGCATCCTGAACTTACTATTTTAGTAGGAAGATTGAGATATAGAGCTTCTTATGGTCAAAATGCTCTTAAACACACTCTAGAAGTTGCACATCTTGCAGGATTATTAGCTTCACAAATGGGCGGAGATGCTATTTTAGCTAGAAGAGCAGGGCTTTTACATGATATTGGTAAAGCCTTGACCCATGATTTACCAGGATCCCATGTGGATTTAGGTGCAGAAATGTGTAGAAGATATGATGAACCAGCAACGGTGATTAATTCTATTTATGCTCACCATGGACATGAAGAACCTATAAATGTAGAAAGTGCTGCTGTCTGTGCTGCCGATGCTCTAAGTGCGGCAAGACCAGGAGCTAGAAGAGAAGTACTTGAAAGCTTCCTAAAAAGAGTAGAAGAAGTAGAAAATATCTCAACATCTAAAAAAGGTGTTATTAATGCCTTTGCAATTAATGCAGGAAGAGAAGTAAGAGTAATAGTAAAAGCTGAACTTGTAAATGATGACGAAGCTATATTGCTAGCAAGTGAAATAGCAGAAGAGATTGAACAAAAAGTTCAATATCCAGGTGAGATAAAAGTAAATGTAATTAGAGAGATAAGAGCAGAATCTTACGCTAGATAA
- a CDS encoding cache domain-containing protein, with product MDILKSKSNKYFLFISLLALVLVSFIFYILLNINNQKKLISNLENSLAITKNLLEEEKRYALSLSILLSQDEELINAYEINNRKKAFDIVNKKINGLKKLQNSLFEVQIHTKELNTYLRSWDFSKKDIPLSSFREGLVKVKKENKPLVSIELGKRLNIKAISPIPRDGKFIGSIEVIIGFDYLEKELKDKGYSLDILLNNKYLNIATTLKNNPKIGEFTLVNKKTLNTNFNTNTLEDYGYFTDDDNAFSYFTYYSLNREKLGYFIISLKNSSKLQLNNNYENRYINTNSKVIIQ from the coding sequence TTGGATATATTAAAATCAAAGTCAAACAAGTATTTTCTTTTTATATCCTTGCTTGCTTTAGTTTTAGTATCTTTTATCTTTTATATCTTGCTAAATATCAATAATCAAAAAAAACTAATATCAAATCTTGAAAATTCTTTAGCAATAACTAAAAATTTATTAGAAGAAGAAAAAAGATATGCCCTTTCTTTATCAATTTTACTTTCACAAGATGAAGAGCTTATAAATGCCTATGAAATCAATAACCGAAAAAAAGCCTTTGATATAGTAAATAAAAAAATAAATGGACTTAAAAAACTTCAAAATAGTCTTTTTGAAGTACAAATTCATACAAAAGAGTTAAATACCTATCTTAGAAGTTGGGATTTTTCAAAAAAAGATATTCCATTATCATCTTTTAGAGAAGGTTTAGTCAAAGTAAAAAAAGAAAATAAACCTTTAGTCTCTATTGAATTAGGTAAAAGATTAAATATTAAAGCTATTTCTCCTATACCAAGAGATGGCAAATTTATAGGTTCTATTGAAGTAATTATTGGTTTTGATTATTTAGAAAAAGAGTTAAAAGACAAAGGCTATAGCCTAGATATTTTACTAAATAATAAATATCTAAATATCGCAACAACACTAAAAAATAATCCAAAAATTGGTGAATTTACTTTAGTAAATAAAAAAACACTTAATACAAATTTTAATACAAATACACTAGAAGATTATGGATATTTTACAGATGATGATAATGCTTTTAGCTATTTTACCTATTATTCACTCAATAGAGAAAAGCTTGGGTATTTTATTATTTCATTAAAAAATAGTTCAAAGCTTCAATTAAATAATAATTATGAAAACAGATATATCAATACAAATAGTAAGGTAATAATTCAATGA
- a CDS encoding Na+/H+ antiporter NhaC family protein: MNKLKNSILFLAFLPIILLADNKANAELFGAWTLIPPVVAILLAFITRNVIFSLFIGIFSGTFLVNIVNGDIFAAFVGGFMDMVSKMIGSMADSWNAGIILQVLTIGGLIAVITKMGGPRAIAKALAKKAKTPASAQIYTWVMGFFIFFDDYANSLIIGPIMRPVTDRLKIAREKLAFIIDATAAPIAGIALISTWIGYEISLIKDAYATIGQVDINAYSIFVDTIAYRFYNIFMLAFVFFTAYFLREFGPMHKAALRAASTGKVSRHIRHEEEHLNQESSTMAPKKNVEYSIWNAIIPISVLIVVSFLGFYFNGLHSLEGEALKAVQSDPYSFASIRDCFGGADASIVLFEAALFASIVAIAMGMQQKIFDLNEALETWVHGVKALVITAVILILAWSISAVIKELGTSIYLVSILSHDTPQFILPSAIFIFGSLISFSTGTSYGTMGILMPLTIPLANAIGINYGLDTNALNEYIILNIGAVLTGAIFGDHCSPISDTSILSSMGSSCDHMDHISTQLPYAVFVGVVSVVFGYIPAALGISVSYLIPIALVVLSLTVRFYGKTYLPKEA, encoded by the coding sequence TTGAATAAATTAAAAAACAGTATATTATTTTTAGCATTTTTGCCAATTATACTGCTTGCAGATAATAAGGCAAATGCCGAGCTTTTTGGGGCTTGGACTTTAATCCCACCAGTTGTCGCTATTTTGTTAGCCTTTATAACTAGAAATGTAATATTTTCTTTATTTATAGGAATATTTAGTGGAACATTTTTAGTAAATATTGTAAATGGTGATATTTTTGCTGCTTTTGTTGGCGGTTTTATGGATATGGTTAGTAAAATGATTGGTTCAATGGCAGATTCATGGAATGCAGGTATTATTTTACAAGTTCTAACTATCGGTGGTTTGATTGCAGTTATTACTAAAATGGGTGGACCAAGAGCTATAGCAAAAGCTCTTGCAAAAAAGGCAAAAACTCCTGCAAGTGCACAAATTTACACTTGGGTGATGGGATTTTTTATCTTTTTTGATGATTATGCAAACTCACTAATTATCGGTCCTATTATGAGACCAGTTACAGATAGATTAAAAATAGCAAGGGAAAAATTAGCTTTTATTATAGATGCAACAGCTGCACCAATAGCTGGTATTGCTCTTATTTCTACTTGGATTGGATATGAAATCTCTTTGATAAAAGATGCTTATGCAACAATAGGGCAAGTTGATATAAATGCTTACTCAATCTTTGTGGATACGATTGCTTATAGATTTTATAATATTTTTATGTTGGCATTTGTATTTTTTACAGCATACTTTTTAAGAGAATTTGGTCCTATGCATAAAGCAGCTCTTAGAGCTGCAAGTACAGGAAAAGTATCAAGACATATAAGACATGAAGAAGAACATTTAAATCAAGAGTCTTCAACTATGGCTCCTAAAAAAAATGTAGAATATTCTATTTGGAATGCAATTATTCCAATTTCAGTTTTGATTGTAGTTTCATTTTTAGGATTTTATTTTAATGGTTTACATTCACTAGAAGGTGAGGCTTTAAAAGCAGTACAATCAGATCCTTATTCATTTGCTTCAATTAGAGATTGTTTTGGTGGAGCTGATGCTTCTATTGTATTATTTGAAGCTGCTTTATTTGCTTCAATTGTAGCTATAGCAATGGGAATGCAACAAAAAATATTTGACCTAAATGAAGCTTTAGAAACTTGGGTTCATGGGGTAAAAGCATTAGTGATTACTGCTGTTATTTTGATACTTGCTTGGTCTATTTCTGCTGTTATAAAAGAGTTAGGTACTTCTATTTATTTAGTATCAATCTTATCACACGATACGCCCCAATTTATTTTGCCATCTGCAATTTTTATTTTTGGTTCTTTAATCTCTTTTTCTACAGGTACTTCTTATGGGACAATGGGGATTTTGATGCCACTTACTATTCCTTTAGCAAATGCCATTGGAATAAATTATGGACTAGATACTAATGCTTTAAATGAGTATATTATTTTAAATATTGGAGCTGTTTTGACAGGTGCTATTTTTGGAGATCATTGTTCTCCTATTTCTGATACTTCTATTCTTTCATCTATGGGGTCAAGTTGTGATCATATGGACCATATCTCT
- the rsmD gene encoding 16S rRNA (guanine(966)-N(2))-methyltransferase RsmD — MKKNILTTQIIAGKYKGKKIELPSLDVTRSSKARVKESFFNVLQFDIIDKVFIEAFAGSGSIGLEAVSRDVKKSYFIELNKSSYNILVNNCKSIDINKCQTMLGDTFVQLPSILNSLKNSSDELIVYIDPPFDYRDGMEDIYEKSFDLVKEIENDNILMICFEHVSTVEVPDVLGKFEKCKSKKFGKTTLTYFRLA; from the coding sequence ATGAAAAAAAATATATTAACAACACAAATTATTGCGGGAAAATACAAAGGAAAAAAGATAGAGCTTCCTTCTTTAGATGTAACAAGAAGTTCAAAAGCAAGAGTTAAAGAGTCATTTTTTAATGTTCTTCAATTTGATATTATCGATAAAGTATTTATAGAAGCTTTTGCAGGTAGTGGAAGCATTGGTTTAGAAGCAGTTTCAAGGGATGTAAAAAAGTCTTATTTTATAGAATTAAATAAAAGTTCATATAATATCTTAGTAAACAACTGTAAATCTATAGATATAAATAAGTGTCAAACAATGTTGGGTGATACTTTTGTGCAATTACCAAGTATATTAAATTCACTAAAAAACTCTAGTGATGAGTTGATTGTTTATATTGATCCTCCTTTTGATTATAGAGATGGTATGGAAGATATTTATGAAAAATCATTTGACTTAGTAAAAGAGATTGAAAATGACAATATTCTAATGATATGTTTTGAACATGTTTCAACTGTAGAAGTTCCAGATGTATTAGGTAAATTTGAAAAATGCAAGTCTAAAAAGTTTGGTAAAACTACACTTACATACTTTAGGCTAGCTTAG